One part of the Paraburkholderia flagellata genome encodes these proteins:
- a CDS encoding rubredoxin, producing the protein MSEVIEYKSWVCLICGWIYNEEEGLPDEGLAAGTRFADIPDDWRCPLCDVGKAEFAVVEF; encoded by the coding sequence GTGAGTGAAGTAATCGAGTACAAGAGCTGGGTCTGCCTGATCTGCGGCTGGATCTACAACGAGGAAGAAGGTCTGCCCGACGAGGGGCTCGCCGCCGGCACGCGCTTTGCCGATATCCCCGACGACTGGCGCTGCCCGCTTTGCGACGTAGGCAAGGCGGAATTCGCCGTCGTCGAGTTCTGA
- a CDS encoding ATP-binding cassette domain-containing protein has translation MSLYTITGAQLAFGHVALLDNADFSLEAGERVGLIGRNGAGKSSLLTIVADLAKPDDGLVTRQQDLSTVYVPQEPDFDVDATVFDTVASGLADVRALLDEYDTVAHKLADTPEGAEHDALLARMNTLQSSLDHADAWNWRTRVSTTLAQIGLEGEARVGALSGGMQKRVALARALVVQPDILLLDEPTNHLDFDGIRWLEELLVAQRSSLLFITHDRAFLDRVATRIVELDRGKLLSYPGNFSQYQERKAQQLEVERVENEKFDKLLAQEEVWIRKGVEARRTRSVGRIARLVQMRHEREERRNVQGNVRLDVAQGEKSGKIVAELTDVTKRYGGRTIVDNFSSTVMRGDKIGFVGPNGAGKTTLLKLILGELKPDEGTVRVGTNLQVAYFDQMRAQLDMEKSLADTISPGSDWVEINGAKKHVMSYLGDFLFAPERSRSPVKSLSGGERNRLLLARLFARPANVLVLDEPTNDLDIPTLELLEELLTDYDGTVLLVSHDRAFLDNVVTSVIASEGDGRWREYVGGFTDWQTQSARAQEIAEARAPKETAAAVAAPKDSAAGRNAQRSVKLSFKEQRELEELPKRIEALETEQKTIGAKIEDGSIFAKDAQEGARLTERYAAIDEELLVALERWEELESKRK, from the coding sequence ATGTCGCTTTACACCATCACAGGCGCGCAACTGGCGTTCGGCCACGTCGCGCTGCTCGACAACGCGGACTTTTCGCTCGAAGCCGGCGAGCGCGTCGGGCTGATCGGCCGCAACGGCGCGGGCAAGTCGTCGCTGCTGACCATCGTCGCCGATCTCGCGAAGCCCGACGACGGCCTCGTCACGCGCCAGCAGGATCTCTCGACCGTCTACGTGCCGCAGGAGCCCGACTTTGACGTCGACGCCACGGTGTTCGACACCGTCGCCTCCGGCCTCGCCGACGTGCGTGCGCTGCTCGACGAATACGACACGGTCGCGCACAAGCTCGCGGACACGCCCGAAGGCGCCGAACACGACGCACTGCTCGCGCGCATGAACACGCTGCAATCGTCGCTCGATCATGCCGACGCCTGGAACTGGCGCACACGCGTGTCCACGACGCTCGCGCAGATCGGCCTCGAAGGCGAAGCACGCGTGGGCGCGCTCTCGGGTGGTATGCAAAAGCGCGTGGCGCTCGCTCGCGCGCTCGTCGTGCAGCCCGACATCCTGCTGCTCGACGAACCGACCAACCATCTCGACTTCGACGGCATTCGCTGGCTCGAAGAACTGCTCGTCGCGCAGCGTTCGAGCCTGCTGTTCATCACCCACGACCGCGCGTTCCTCGACCGCGTGGCGACGCGCATCGTCGAACTCGATCGCGGCAAGCTGCTCTCGTATCCGGGCAACTTCTCGCAGTACCAGGAGCGCAAGGCGCAGCAACTCGAAGTCGAGCGCGTGGAGAACGAGAAGTTCGACAAACTGCTCGCGCAGGAAGAAGTGTGGATCCGCAAGGGCGTGGAAGCGCGCCGCACGCGCAGCGTGGGCCGCATCGCGCGCCTCGTCCAGATGCGCCACGAGCGCGAGGAACGCCGCAACGTGCAGGGCAACGTGAGGCTCGACGTCGCGCAGGGCGAGAAGTCCGGCAAGATCGTCGCGGAACTCACGGATGTGACGAAGCGCTATGGCGGCCGCACGATCGTCGATAACTTTTCGTCTACGGTCATGCGCGGCGACAAGATCGGCTTTGTCGGTCCGAACGGCGCGGGCAAGACCACGCTGCTGAAGCTGATCCTCGGCGAGCTGAAGCCGGACGAAGGCACGGTGCGCGTGGGGACGAATCTGCAGGTCGCGTACTTCGACCAGATGCGCGCGCAGCTCGACATGGAAAAGAGTCTCGCCGATACGATCAGCCCCGGCAGCGACTGGGTCGAGATCAACGGCGCGAAGAAGCACGTGATGAGCTATCTCGGCGACTTCCTGTTCGCCCCCGAGCGCTCGCGTTCGCCCGTGAAGTCGCTTTCGGGCGGCGAGCGCAATCGCCTGCTGCTCGCGCGTTTGTTCGCGCGGCCCGCGAACGTGCTGGTGCTCGACGAACCGACCAACGATCTCGACATCCCGACGCTCGAACTGCTCGAAGAGCTGCTGACCGACTACGACGGCACCGTGCTGCTCGTGAGCCACGACCGCGCGTTCCTCGACAACGTGGTGACTTCGGTAATCGCGTCCGAGGGCGATGGACGCTGGCGCGAGTACGTGGGCGGCTTCACGGACTGGCAGACGCAGAGCGCGCGGGCGCAGGAAATTGCCGAAGCGCGCGCGCCGAAGGAAACGGCGGCTGCGGTGGCAGCACCCAAGGACAGCGCGGCGGGGCGCAATGCCCAGCGCAGCGTGAAGCTTTCGTTCAAGGAGCAGCGCGAGCTCGAAGAACTGCCCAAGCGCATCGAGGCGCTGGAGACCGAGCAAAAGACCATCGGCGCGAAGATCGAGGACGGTTCGATCTTCGCGAAGGATGCGCAGGAGGGCGCTCGCCTGACTGAACGTTACGCGGCGATCGACGAAGAATTGCTCGTTGCGCTGGAGCGGTGGGAAGAGTTGGAGAGCAAGCGCAAGTGA